The nucleotide sequence GAGAAACTGATCTTGACCTTCTGCATGTCTTCCAGGGAGAGTTCTTCTACTTCGATGCCCATATAATTGAGGGCTCTCAGATTGGTCGCGGCATCACCGGAAACCTCGGATTTCCTGCAGAGCAAGAATACCCTGACCTTTGCGCCAAAATTGGCAAGATGTCGGGCTGCGACGAATCCATCCCCGCCATTGTTGCCTTTTCCACAGACGATGCAGACTCGTCTCTGTGGGACAGGAACAGCCGATTCTTTTCGCAATCTCTCAGCCACTACGATGGCAACGGCCCGGCCGGCGTTTTCCATGAGGGCGATCCCGGGAATTCCAGCTTCCTCTATGGCACGTTTGTCAATCTCTCTCATCTCATCAGGTGTGAGGACTTTCACAAGACACTCCCCCATCCCCGGTAGCCACCGCCATGGCACATGCAAGATCTTTCAAATGAGTTATGCTCACCAAGATATCCCTTATGCCCTTTGACGATGCTAGATCCCGAGCTCGACCATGGAGAAGGATCAACGGCTTCCCGAGGTGATCCTCGAGGATCTCTACTTCAGTCCATGATATACCACGCATACCGGTCCCCAAGGCCTTGGCGGCTGCCTCTTTCGCGGCAAAACGCCCGGCGAAGCTCTCATACCGGCCGGCGCAAAGCTCCGCTTCCCTAGGGGTAAATACACGACCGATCAAACGATTTCCTTTTCTCTCCATAAGCTCACGAATGCGAGAGACCTCTATCATATCAAGTCCGATGCCTACGACCATGAGGCCCCCCTCTCTTCCTATTCAACAGTGACACTCTTCGCCAGATTCCTTGGTTTATCAACATCACAGCCCCTGGCGCAGGCGGCGTAATATGCAAAGAGCTGGAGAGGAACCACAGACAGAATGGGACTCAATATGTCATCGATCCTGGGAATCCTGAAGACATGATCAGCTACAGCATCTATGGTAGAATCATCATCATAGGCAATTCCTACCACGGTGGCGCCGCGGGCTTTCACTTCTTTGATGTTGCTTAGCATCTTCTCGTATACACCAGTCTGAGTCGCAAGGGCAAATACTGGCACGCCTTCCACGATCAAGGCAAGCGTACCATGCTTAAGTTCGCCAGCAGCGTATGCCTCTGCTCTTATATAGGATATCTCCTTGAGCTTGAGACTCCCCTCCATGGCTACAGCATAGTCTAGTCCCCTGCCCATGAAGAATATATCCTCGCATCCTTTAAACTTCTCCGCGAGTTGCGCCACCTCCTCCTCCACATGGTAAAAAAGCCTATCAACATATTGCGGGAGTTCGCCAAGGCCCCTCACTAGAGCCGAGGCCTCGACATCCGAAACCAATCCCCTCTGGCGCCCAAAGAAAATCCCAAGTAGATACATGGCAACAAGCTGGGAAATATAGGCTTTGGTGGATGCCACGGCGATCTCTGGGCCAGCCAGAGTATAGAGCACATGGTCAGAAGCCCTGGCTACCGAGCTACCAAGCACATTGGTGATCCCCAAGATCTTAGACCCTCTCGTCTTGGCTTCCTTGAGAGCAGCCAGGGTATCAGCGGTTTCCCCAGACTGACTTACAACTATTGTTAGATCGTCAGGGCCTACCAGGGGGTCACTATACCGGAATTCCGATGCTAACTCAACCTCTACAGGTATCCGGGAAAGCCGCTGTATCACCTGTCTTCCCACAAGACAGGCGTGGTAGGCAGTTCCGCAGGCTACCATGAAGATCTTAGAGAGCCGTCTTACCTCATCTGGATCCAGGCAGAGTTCTTTCAAATCGATATCCCTGCCATCCTCGCTGATCCGGCATGAAAGAGTGTTCCTTATAGCCGCTGGCTGTTCATGGATCTCTTTGAGCATGAAATGCCTATAACCACCCTTTTCAGCCATGGCTGGATCCCAGTCGATATGCATAGGGTCTCTTGATACTGGAACACCGGCCAGCGTAGATATATCTACACGATCCCGGGTGATTACGGCCATCTCGTCATCTTCAAGAATCAGAACATCCCGCGTGATACCAAGTACCGCGGGGATATCTGAAGCGATCAGATTCTCCTGGTCACCAAGGCCAATGACAAGAGGGCTGTTCCTTCTTGCGACCACGAGCTTTTCAGGCTCATCATGACACATGACAGCTATGGCAAACGAGCCCCTCACCTTCCCGAGACTTGCCCTTACCGCATCAGCAAGGTTCCCATCGTAATTTTCCTCGATCAGGTGAGATAGCACCTCGGTATCTGTATCCGAAGAAAATCTATGTCCCCTTGATTTCAATTCGCTGCGAAGACTCAGATAATTTTCAATGATTCCATTATGCACGACCACTATATTACCCTGACAATCGGAATGAGGATGGGCGTTTGCGTCTGAAGGCTCACCATGCGTAGCCCACCGGGTATGACCGACACCTACCGTCCCCTCTGGCATCTGACCTTCGAGTAGGCTCGCGAGTTTATCGAGCCTTCCCTGGGCCTTCTTGATGGCGACGCCATCACCCTTACACACGGCTATTCCCGCGGAATCGTAACCTCTATATTCAAGCGTTTTCAAGCTACCCAATAAAATCGGGGCAGCTTGCCGCACCCCTACATAACCCACTACCCCACACATAGGCCCTTATCCATCTCCCCTTTTAACCACACTCTTCGCGAATGACACCAGCAAGTCCATGCACCACTTCATGGACAAGATCCGAATCAGGACCTTCCCCCAGAATCCGGATAAGTGGTTCTGTCCCTGAGGGTCTTACGAAAATCCTTCCAGAACCCTTGAGTCTTTCCTCGGCATCCCTCACGGCCTGGCTAACCCTGGGATTAGAAAGGAACCTCTCCCTGTCGGAAACCTTGACATTCACAAGCAATTGCGGATAGGTCATCATTTGGCCTGCCAAAGAAGACAGAGGCCTGCCAGATGAGACCAATACCTTGAGCAAGTTTAGAGCCGTTATGAGCCCATCGCCAGTAGTGCTCTGGTTTAGGAAGATAATATGGCCCGATTGCTCACCGCCCAAGATTATCCCCCTATTTCGCATTTCCTCGAATACATAGCGGTCACCGGCCTTTGTGGCTATTACATCCCCGCCCTCGCGCCGGAAAGCGTCGATAAGGCCTAGATTGCTATAGACGGTCGCCACAACGGCCTTCTGGGGCAACATCCCCCTGCGAAGGAGGTCAAGACCGCAAATAGCTATGATATGGTCGCCGTCAACCACATTCCCATTCTCATCAATGGCAATCAACCTGTCAGCATCGCCATCATGGGTTAGCCCTACATCTGCGCCGTACCTGCGAACAGCGGCAGAGGCCGCCTCAGGATGCGTAGAACCACACCCCACATTGATATTGAGACCGTCGGGGTTGGAGTTGATGGGAATGACCGTGGCACCCAATTCTGCCAGGACACGCGGCGTGATCCTATATGAAGCTCCATTTGCACAATCCACCACGATCCTGAGACCGGTTAGATCAGGGGCGAATCCCTTGACAAAGTCAATATATCTGTCTTCCGCATCGGATATTTGACGCATCCGGCCTATGCCTGATGCGGTCGGACGAGGCAAAGAGTCATTACCTGATGGCCAACCGCTCTTTTCGACCAGCCCTGTGATTTCTTCTTCATCCTTGATAGAAAGCTTGAATCCTTCCTTGGAGAAGAATTTGATGCCATTATATTCCACCGGATTATGTGACGC is from Bacillota bacterium and encodes:
- the glmS gene encoding glutamine--fructose-6-phosphate transaminase (isomerizing) codes for the protein MCGVVGYVGVRQAAPILLGSLKTLEYRGYDSAGIAVCKGDGVAIKKAQGRLDKLASLLEGQMPEGTVGVGHTRWATHGEPSDANAHPHSDCQGNIVVVHNGIIENYLSLRSELKSRGHRFSSDTDTEVLSHLIEENYDGNLADAVRASLGKVRGSFAIAVMCHDEPEKLVVARRNSPLVIGLGDQENLIASDIPAVLGITRDVLILEDDEMAVITRDRVDISTLAGVPVSRDPMHIDWDPAMAEKGGYRHFMLKEIHEQPAAIRNTLSCRISEDGRDIDLKELCLDPDEVRRLSKIFMVACGTAYHACLVGRQVIQRLSRIPVEVELASEFRYSDPLVGPDDLTIVVSQSGETADTLAALKEAKTRGSKILGITNVLGSSVARASDHVLYTLAGPEIAVASTKAYISQLVAMYLLGIFFGRQRGLVSDVEASALVRGLGELPQYVDRLFYHVEEEVAQLAEKFKGCEDIFFMGRGLDYAVAMEGSLKLKEISYIRAEAYAAGELKHGTLALIVEGVPVFALATQTGVYEKMLSNIKEVKARGATVVGIAYDDDSTIDAVADHVFRIPRIDDILSPILSVVPLQLFAYYAACARGCDVDKPRNLAKSVTVE
- a CDS encoding phosphoglucosamine mutase; amino-acid sequence: MGNLFGTDGVRGIANTELSPELAFAVGRAGASWASRKYRSAVIALGRDTRISSDMLSCAVAAGIMSSGGTVLDLGIMPTPAIAFLTRDLKADAGVVISASHNPVEYNGIKFFSKEGFKLSIKDEEEITGLVEKSGWPSGNDSLPRPTASGIGRMRQISDAEDRYIDFVKGFAPDLTGLRIVVDCANGASYRITPRVLAELGATVIPINSNPDGLNINVGCGSTHPEAASAAVRRYGADVGLTHDGDADRLIAIDENGNVVDGDHIIAICGLDLLRRGMLPQKAVVATVYSNLGLIDAFRREGGDVIATKAGDRYVFEEMRNRGIILGGEQSGHIIFLNQSTTGDGLITALNLLKVLVSSGRPLSSLAGQMMTYPQLLVNVKVSDRERFLSNPRVSQAVRDAEERLKGSGRIFVRPSGTEPLIRILGEGPDSDLVHEVVHGLAGVIREECG
- the acpS gene encoding holo-ACP synthase, which codes for MVVGIGLDMIEVSRIRELMERKGNRLIGRVFTPREAELCAGRYESFAGRFAAKEAAAKALGTGMRGISWTEVEILEDHLGKPLILLHGRARDLASSKGIRDILVSITHLKDLACAMAVATGDGGVSCESPHT